From Desulfosalsimonas propionicica:
AGTTCTTGGCGAAGCGGAGCGGCCGCGGCCGAATTACTTCGGCCGCAGCGAAGCAAGCCTTAGAACTGCCCGGCCCGAGTGCGCGAACGCCAGGGCGGCACCACCCCATAGCCCACGCTCAAACGGTTGTTTTGGATTTCCGGTTTTCAGACAAAACTTTAGACAGGCGGCTTGTCTTTTGCCGGGTCAAAGGCCCGGATTTTGGCGATGAATTGTTTGCGGGTGTTTTGCCCTGCTGCCGGCCGGTAACGAAGGGCGATATAAAGGCGGGTGATTTCATGCACGGGTTTTTCCAGATCCGGGCGTTTTTCCGCAATATATTCGGCGAATTCGAGGGGGCCCATGTGTTGTGGCCGGACAATGGCGACCCGGGCCATTTTTGAGCAGAATTTTTCATAATACCGGGCTTCTGGCGCTGTTTTTTTTCGGGCGGCCCGGTTTTGCAACCGGGCGTGGAGCCAAAACAGGCCTGCTGCGCCGGCTGCGGCCGCCAGGAGCATTAGAAAAGGGCCTTTCCAGGATCGGGTGTCAATGCCCAGGGCTTTTAGCAGGTCCTGTTGCTGCTGTTTGGAATAAGCCGAAAACCAAGCCTCCCATTGAAGGCCCATGGCGTCCCAGCCGAGCCGGACCTGGTCAATAAACGAGGTAATGGGTCGTAAGTATTTGCGGGCAAAATTTCCTCCCAGCTCCCCGGGCTGAAGCGAGCCGGCAGCCCCCTGGTCCAGGCGTTCCGGCGCCACTTCAAGGGTGGGATCCACCCGGGTCCATCCGTTTTCCGGATACCACACCTCCACCCAGACATGGGCGTCAGACTGCCGGATAATCAGGTATTGCGCCCAGGGATTGACCTGGCCGCCCAGGTATCCGCCCACAATGCGCGCCGGCACCCCGGCTGCCCGCATCAGAAAGGCAAAGGCGGATGCATAATGCTCGCAATAGCCCTTGCGGGATTCAAACAGGAAATCGTCAACCGGATTATGTCCCAAAAGCGGGGGCTGCAGGGTGTAGGCAAAGTTGTTGTCCCTGAGAAAAGAAAGTGCATTTTCGACAATTTCCCCAAATCCCGTGGAATTTTCCGCCAGGTCCGCAGCCAGGTCCCGGGCCCGGGGGTTGGTTTCTTGCGGCAGGTTCAGGGCGTCTTTGACCCCGTAATCCACCGTGGCGGTGTTATACCGGGTATAGGAACGCATTTGGTATCTGCGCTTGCGGGTGATGCTGCGCCTGGACACAACCGTGAAATCGCGCTTCAGGGTCGTCCGGCGCGAAGGGGCCTTTGCGGGCAGATCCAGGGCAAAGACCCATTGCTGGTTGTGGGGCTCAAGGGAAATGGTGTATTCCACTGAATCGCCGCCCTGGATGGATTGATTCAGTTTCGGGACCCGGTCTGCACTGTGCCAGGCCCGGCCGTCAAATCGTGAAAACACAACCCCACGCCAGTATCGCTGCTCCGGAAGAATCACCGGGCCGTCAAACTGCGCGCGAAAGGCCGGATCGTTGTTTTGCACCAGGTTTGCCACTGATCCCGGGCTGAGTTGATCGGAAAATCCGGTTTGGCCCAGATTGGTTTGTGAAAACCCCACCAGACTGCCTTCCAGGCGGGGAAACAGCAGAAAGAGCAAAATCATAAGGGGCAATGCCTGGGCCATGACAAGGCCTGCTCGCCGGGCGCTTGTTTTATACGCGCCAAGCGGATCATTGATGCGCACCAGGGCGGCTGTGGTCAGCAGCACAGAAAAAAACATATACAGGGTAATGGCAAAGGTCTCGGATCGCAGCAGGCTGCTGATGATGATAAAGTAGGCGATAAATACGGTAATCATCCGGTCCCGGTGGGTGCTGATTTCAAAAGGTTTTAACGCAGCCATCACTGCCAGCAGGCCCACGAATGCATCTGAGCCGAACCCGATGCCGTAGGTGGCCACAAGACCGGCTATGCCGGCCACAGAAAGCAGAATCCGCACCCTGCGCCCGGGTTGGGGCCAGCCGGTTCTCATGCATAACAGCAGATATGCCCACATGGCAGCACACCACGCGGTTATCCAGGGGGCCATCTGCAGGGTGTGGGGCAGGATGGCCGCAGCCAGTGCGGCTATCAGTGCAGGAAGGTATTTTTTTTCCGTATTCATTTGTCCCGGGGCTCCTGATTGATTCCAAACAGGGCAAGGGCTTTTAAGCACCTGTGGCGGTGGTCCCTGCCGCTGCCCGGTGCGATAAAGGATCCGGGCAGGTTCAGGCCGTATTCCATGTTTGCGTCCGCAGCTCTGCGCACCAGGTCGCAGAGCTGAGACAATCGTGTTTCCGTGTCCGGGCCGGTCATTTGTTCATAGTCAAACACCATGTTGCTGCGGCCGTGGCCGGCAAATTCCTTGGTAAACAGACCCTGGCCCCGGGACAGGGCCTTCCACGAAATCCGGCGGACCGGGTCACCCGGCTGATAGACTTTCAGGCCCAGAAAATCGTCTGTTCCGGACAGCAGCGGCGCGGAGTCCTGGTTTGTTCCCCCTTCTGCAATTTCACTGAATTCAAATGCCGCGGCAATGGGGTTGGGATAAACTGTGCAGAAACAATTGAGCCGAACCCGGGTCCATGCATAAAAAAGGCCCAGGGGAAAGCAAGTGGACACGGTCAGGGGACCCGGGACGAGCAGCCCCCGTTTTGGGGCGGCCACCCTGACCGAAATGCGGGCCTCGGCATCCGGGCTCAGGTTTTCAATAGCGGAGCCCGGGTTTTCAAAAAAAAATTCCAGGGCGTTTCGCCGGCGGCCTTCCGGCGATATTAGAAAGACAAACACGGCTGTTTCCTGTGCAAAAACAGGGCGGGCGGAAACAGATAAAATTTTTAACCCCTTCAGGTTGCGGTGAGTGTGGACCATGGACACAACCGCCATGGACCCGAGCAGAAACACCAGCAAAAAACCGAGGTTGTTGTTGTAATTAATGGAGCCGGCCAGCATGGCCGCCAGCACCAGCAGAAACATCAGTCCGTGCCGGGTGGGCAGAATATAGGTGTTTTTCCGGGCCACGGTTCAGGGCAGGTGCCGGACGGAAGCGGGATTTAAAAATTTTTCAAAAAAAGGCCATTTCAAAGCGGCACCGGGATTTCAGCCAGAATTTCCATTAACCGGTTTCTGCCGATTTCCGTGCGGTCCTGTCCGGATCGCAGCCGGTGGCCGGCCACCCAGGGCAGGATCTGCTGGAGATCTTCGGGCAGGGCATAATCCCGGCCATGCAGCCAGGCCCAGGAGCAGGCGGCCCGGATCATGGCCAGCCCGGCCCGGGGGGAAAGACCCACGTGAAAATGGTCGCTGGTGCGGGTGAAATACAGGATTTCCCGGACATAGTCCACAAAGGTGTCAGAGGTGTGCACGTTTTTGATCTTTTTCTGGATGGCCCGCACATCGTCTTTGTTCATATTTGCCTCAATGGTTTCCAGCGCGTCCTGCGTGCCCTGGCCTTTGAGGATCTGTTTTTCCGCGGCCCGGCTGGGATAGCCGATCTCGATGCGCATCAGGAAGCGGTCGAGCTGGGATTCGGGCAGGGGGAACGTGCCCGCGTATTCCAGGGGATTCTGGGTGGCAATGACGAAAAAGGGCGGCTCCAGGCGCCGGGTTTTGCCCTCAAAGGAGACCTGGCCTTCTTCCATGGCTTCGAGCAGTGCGCTCTGGGTTTTAGGCGTAGTCCGGTTGATTTCGTCTGCCAGCAGCACCTGGGTGAAAACCGGTCCCCGGTGAAAATGAAAGAGCCCGGTTTTCTGGTCGAATATGGATACCCCCAGGATGTCGCCGGGCAGCATGTCGCTTGTAAACTGCAGGCGCTGGAACTCCAGTCCCAGGCATTTGGCCAGGACCTTGGCCAGGGTGGTTTTGCCGATGCCCGGCAGATCCTCGATCAAAAGGTGGCCCTCGGCAAACAGGCAGGTCAGGGCAAGGCGCACCTGGGACTCCTTGCCGAGCATCACCTGGCTGATTTGCGCCACAATGGCTTCAAACTGCTCATTCATCTGCCGGTGCTGTGCTGTTAACGGGTTTTTCATGCTGCAATCCTTAAAGGTTTCGTAAAAAGCTGTTTACCGCGCCCGCTGTTTTTTCAGGAAGGAAGCCCTGCGGTCGGGGTCGGTTTTTTCGCTCCTGACCGTTTACGGATTCAGCCAATGCCTTCGCTAAAATTTACAAACTCGGCCTTTCGGCCTCAAACAGTTTGAAATTTTTACGCTCCGGCATTTGCTGAATTTTTTCGTAAACGCTCAATGTCGCTTCAAAAACCGACCCCGCCCTTGGACTTCCTTGGAAGTTGTTTATTCCGCTGCAGCGGTTTTTATGAAGAAAGGAAATCCATAAGCGCCCTGGCTGATCGGCGGCACGAAAAAGCAAGTTTCCTCGTTTCAGGAGCCTCCTGGAGCCTCAATTTCCGTTCGGAAACCCGCTTTTCCGTTTCGCCGTCAGGGTAACGGAGTACAATATTGGTATAGCGTAAAAAAGAGATTTCCATGGAAGTCGATTCCTTGGCTCTGTGATCATTTTGAGCGAGGTTAAATTTAACAGAAACCCTTTCCCAATGCCAGAACAGGTTGGCCAGGCCCGCAATCTTTCAGCGTTGGTTTGCATGCGTTCCCTGGCCGGATAACTTCAACAATTCCAGGGAAAAGCGGAATTTTGTATTGAAAGCAGAATGGATTTCATTTTAGATAAGAAAGTACGGATGAAATCGGCTTTGACAGAATGGCAAGAAGGTTTTATATGGTTTGATCCTTGTCAGGAAGGAAGCCCTGCAGTCGGGGTCGGTTTTTTTGGTCCTGATCGTTTACGGATTCATCAAATGCCTTCGCTCAAATTTACAAACTCGGCCTGCCGGCCTCAGACAGTTTGAAATTTTTACGCTCCGGCATTTGCTGAATTTTTCCGTAAACGCTCAATGTCGCTTCAAAAACCGACCCCGACCGCAGGGCTTCCTTGGAAGGGTTTTACCTGGGCCGAAGCCGGGGACCGGGCATTAACAGTAATTTTTTTGCGGTTACAGACAAGGTGTTTTGAGCGATAATCTTCCACTTTCGTCAGTGATACAAAGGAGGCGTTTTTGGGGCAGGCGGCTGATATTTTGATCCGCAATGCCGTGGTGGTTACGGTAAACCCGGATTTTGAAATCATTGAAAACGGGGCAGTGGCCATAAAAGACGGGCGAATTGATTTTGTGGGTTCTGATGGGGCCGGCAATCCCGCCGGAGCCCGGCAGGTCATTGATGCCTGCGGCGGCATTGTGATGCCGGGGCTTGTCAACACCCACACGCATCTTCCCATGTCTTTGTTCCGGGGCCTGGCCGATGACCTGGTCCTGGACAAATGGCTCACCAGCCATATTTTCCCGGCCGAGGCCGCCCATATCCATCCGGACACCGTGCAGGCGGCCACCCTGCTGTCATGTGCGGAAATGCTGTTGTCCGGTACCACCGCCTGTTGCGATGGTTATTTTTATGAAAATTTTGTGGCCGAAGCGGTTGCTAAAGCCGGGATCCGGGCTGTGCTCGGCCAGGGTGTCATTGATTTTCCGGCCCCTGACTGCCCGGAACCGGAAAAAAACATAGACACGGCCCAGGCGTTTGTGAACCAATGGAAGGGCAAAAATGCCCGAATCTCTCCGTCGATTTTCTGCCATTCCCCCTACACCTGCTCGGTGCGCACCCTGCAGCGGGCAAAACAGGCCGCAGACAAAGCAGGGGTGCTTTTCCAGATCCACGTGGCAGAGACCCGAAACGAGGGGGAAAACACCGGTATCGGCCAACTCCGGTCCGTGGCGGCCTATCTGGCGGATCTGGGGGTCCTGGGCCCAAACACCCTGGCGTCTCACTGCGTGTGGCTCAGCCCTGAAGATATTGCCATTTTTCAGGACACGGGCACAAAAGTCAGCCACAATCCCGAAAGCAACATGAAACTGGCCTCTGGCATCGCACCTGTGCCGGCCATGCTGGCCGCCGGTATTTGCGCGGGGTTGGGAACAGATGGCTGTGCCAGCAACAACAACCTGGACATGTTTGAAATCATGGAGTATGCCGCAAAACTCCACAAGGTCTCGGCCATGGACCCCATCGTGATGGATGCCGAAACCGTGGTTCGCATGGCCACCATACAGGGGGCGGAAAGCCTGGGCCTGGGTCATCTCATCGGCTCAGTGGAGCCGGGCAAGGCTGCTGATCTCATTGTCATTGACACCCGCCAGCCGCATCTGTGTCCCTTGTATCACCCGGAATCCCATCTGGTTTACGCTGTCCGCGGCGCAGATGTCTCCCATGTGCTGGTTGACGGGCAGCTCCTGGTGGAACGCGGTCGGCTGGTGGACATGGATGTTACAGCGGTCATGGCAGAAGTCAGCCGCATTGGCCAAAAGGTGGCGAAAACCGATAAACACCACCAATAGAGGAATCTCATGGACATTTCCGCCCTGATTGCTGCAGCCCGGGGTGCAGTACCCGCAGATCTGCTGATCACAGACGCCCGCATTGTCAACGTGTTTTCCGGGCAGATCTCCAATGGCAGCATTGCCATAAAAGACGGATATATTGCCGGTATCGGCGACTATCCGGCCCGGCAGATTGTTTCGGTCAGCAATGCTTATGTGTGCCCCGGCCTCGTTGATGCCCATGTACACATTGAAAGCGCCATGACCAGTGTTTCGCAATTTGTGCGGTCGGTTTTGCCCCGCGGGGTGACCACGGTTGTGGCAGATCCCCATGAAATCGCCAATGTCATGGGCACCGACGGCATTGCCTACATGCTGGCGGCGGCCGAAAAACAGCCCATGAATATCTATTTTACCCTGCCTTCATGCGTGCCGGCAACAGACATGGAAACCGCAGGTGCGGTGCTCGACGCCGGCAGTCTCATGCCCCTTTTGTCCCATCCGCGGGTTCTGGGTCTGGGCGAGATGATGAACTTTCCCGGAGTGATCAACGCCGATGCCAGGGTCCTGGAGAAAATCCGAGCGGCGGCGGATCATCACAAATCTGTGGAGGGGCATGCCCCGGGGCTTTCGGGAAAGGACCTGGCGGCCTACCTGGCCGCGGGCATGACAAGCGACCATGAATGCGTGTCTGCTGCAGAGGCCATGGAAAAGCTCAGCCTGGGTATGCACATCATGATCCGGGAGGCCACGGGCGCAAAAAATCTTGATGACCTGCTGCCGATTGTCAATGACAAAACCGCCGGTCGGATCATGTGGTGCACAGATGACCGCCATCCCCAGGATCTTTTAAATCAGGGCAGCATTGACCATATTATCAGGCGGGCCGTGGGAAGGGGCCTTGATCCGGTCACGGCCGTGTCTCTGGCCACCGTCAGCCCGGCTGCCTATTTCGGCCTGCACCGACTGGGGGCCATTGCTCCGGGCCGGCGGGCCGATCTGGTGGTGGTGCCGGATCTGGAGGATTTTGACGTTTCTTCGGTTTATTGCGCCGGGATTCTGGCGGCAGAAAACGGGGAGGCGGTTTTTCCCGATCCCGGGGCTGAACCCGCCAGTTATCCGGATTCCATGAATGTGGGCGATTCCGATCCGGATTTTGCAATCCCCGCCCGGGGCCGAAAGCTCCGGGTGATTGGTCTCTGCCCGGGCCAGATCACCACACAGGGCCGGATCCTGGATGCCCGGATAAAAGACGGCCATGCCGTGTCTGATCCGGGCCGGGATCTGATCAAGCTGGCTGTGGCGGAGCGGCACAAGGCCACCGGTAATATCGGCCTGGGGTTTGTCTCCGGCTTTGGGCTGCGCTCCGGGGCCATTGCCGGCAGCGTGGCCCACGATTCCCATAATATCATTGCCGCAGGTGTGGATGACGCAGACATCCGGGCTGCTGTCAGGGCCGTCATTGACATGGGCGGGGGATTGGCCGTGGCCGCGGATCAAAGGACGGCCGCGTCTTTGGCCCTTCCCATTGCCGGTCTCATGTCAGATCAACCCCTTTCTGGGGTGCAGGGCGGGATCGGAAAACTCAACCAGGCGGCCGCAGACCTGGGCTGTACATTGGCGGATCCGTTTATGGCGCTTTCCTTTCTGGCCCTGCCCGTGATCCCGGATCTGCGGCTTACGGACAAGGGATTGGTGGACGTGGCAAAGTTTGCCCGCGTCCCGTTGTTTGCGGATTGATATGAGGAAAAAATAAAAATTTCAGCCATGATTGTTCACGTGGACATGGACGCGTTTTTCGCGTCAGTGGAAAAAAAAGATGATTCTGCGCTGGCCGGCAGGTGCGTGATCGTGGGCGGGATCTCGGACCGGGGGGTGGTGTCTGCGGCCAGCTACGAGGCCAGAAAATTCGGGGTGCGCTCGGCCATGCCCATGTACCGGGCCCGCCGCCTGTGTGCTGAAGGGGTGTTTCTCGCCCCCCGGCCCTGGCGGTACAAGGAGATCTCCAGGCGGGTCATGGATGTTTTGTCCGGATTTTCCCCGCTGGTGGAGCCGGTGTCCATAGACGAGGCCTATCTGGATATCACCGGTTGCGGCCGTCTTCTGGGAGATCCGCAATCCATCGGCGCAAAGATCAAGCAGGCCGTCCGGCAGGACACGGGCCTTACCTGCTCGGTGGGCATCACGCCCCTGAAGTTTCTCTCCAAGATCGCATCGGATCTGGAAAAGCCCGACGGCCTGGTGGTGATTTCTGAAAAACAAACAGCCGATTTCATTTATAGCCTGCCAGTGCAGAAAGTGCCCGGTGTCGGACAGGTGGCCCGGGAAAAACTGCAGCGTATGGGCATTTCTACCCTGGGAGATGCGGCCGGCTATGACAAGGCTGTTTTGGTCCGGCATCTGGGCAGTTTCGGCACACGGCTCCATGAGCTTTCAACCGGTGTTGACCGCAGCCGGGTCAGCGCGGTGCGGCCGGTGAAATCCGTTAGTTCCGAACAGACCCTGGCCGCTGATACCCGGGATAAAAATGAATTGAAAACGCATCTTCTGGCCCATGCCGAAGATGTGGGCCGGCAGCTGCGGCGTCACCGCCTGCGGGCCAAAACCGTTTTCATCAAGATCAAGCATTCGGATTTCACCCAGGTCACCCGCCAGGCGCCCCTGGGCCAAAGGGGCAACTGCTCGGCCGTGTTATACCGCACCGGCGCGGACCTGCTGGATGCCTACAGTTTTGACAAACCCGTGCGCCTGGTGGGGCTGGGAGCGGCGGACCTGGCAGATGAGCGCACGCCGGTGCAGCAGTCCCTGTTTGCAGAAAACGGGTCTTTGCATGACAAATGGGAAAAGATCGATACAGCCATGGATGCCATCTGGGAAAAATACGGGGTGCGCAAAATCACCCGGGCCCGGGGCATGGATCCCCCGGACCCGGGCGGCGACAATCCGGCCTGAGCCCAACGGAAGACCATCGTCCCGGATGATGTTGTAGCCGTCGGGTTTTTCCTGTCATAAAAGCTTTTCAGGTCGCCTGGAAGTTTGTCAGGAAGGACGTCCGAAGGGCGGGGGTGGGTTTTTTGCTCCTGATCGTTTTTGCGGATTTAGCCA
This genomic window contains:
- a CDS encoding transglutaminase TgpA family protein codes for the protein MNTEKKYLPALIAALAAAILPHTLQMAPWITAWCAAMWAYLLLCMRTGWPQPGRRVRILLSVAGIAGLVATYGIGFGSDAFVGLLAVMAALKPFEISTHRDRMITVFIAYFIIISSLLRSETFAITLYMFFSVLLTTAALVRINDPLGAYKTSARRAGLVMAQALPLMILLFLLFPRLEGSLVGFSQTNLGQTGFSDQLSPGSVANLVQNNDPAFRAQFDGPVILPEQRYWRGVVFSRFDGRAWHSADRVPKLNQSIQGGDSVEYTISLEPHNQQWVFALDLPAKAPSRRTTLKRDFTVVSRRSITRKRRYQMRSYTRYNTATVDYGVKDALNLPQETNPRARDLAADLAENSTGFGEIVENALSFLRDNNFAYTLQPPLLGHNPVDDFLFESRKGYCEHYASAFAFLMRAAGVPARIVGGYLGGQVNPWAQYLIIRQSDAHVWVEVWYPENGWTRVDPTLEVAPERLDQGAAGSLQPGELGGNFARKYLRPITSFIDQVRLGWDAMGLQWEAWFSAYSKQQQQDLLKALGIDTRSWKGPFLMLLAAAAGAAGLFWLHARLQNRAARKKTAPEARYYEKFCSKMARVAIVRPQHMGPLEFAEYIAEKRPDLEKPVHEITRLYIALRYRPAAGQNTRKQFIAKIRAFDPAKDKPPV
- a CDS encoding DUF58 domain-containing protein, with product MARKNTYILPTRHGLMFLLVLAAMLAGSINYNNNLGFLLVFLLGSMAVVSMVHTHRNLKGLKILSVSARPVFAQETAVFVFLISPEGRRRNALEFFFENPGSAIENLSPDAEARISVRVAAPKRGLLVPGPLTVSTCFPLGLFYAWTRVRLNCFCTVYPNPIAAAFEFSEIAEGGTNQDSAPLLSGTDDFLGLKVYQPGDPVRRISWKALSRGQGLFTKEFAGHGRSNMVFDYEQMTGPDTETRLSQLCDLVRRAADANMEYGLNLPGSFIAPGSGRDHRHRCLKALALFGINQEPRDK
- a CDS encoding AAA family ATPase; its protein translation is MKNPLTAQHRQMNEQFEAIVAQISQVMLGKESQVRLALTCLFAEGHLLIEDLPGIGKTTLAKVLAKCLGLEFQRLQFTSDMLPGDILGVSIFDQKTGLFHFHRGPVFTQVLLADEINRTTPKTQSALLEAMEEGQVSFEGKTRRLEPPFFVIATQNPLEYAGTFPLPESQLDRFLMRIEIGYPSRAAEKQILKGQGTQDALETIEANMNKDDVRAIQKKIKNVHTSDTFVDYVREILYFTRTSDHFHVGLSPRAGLAMIRAACSWAWLHGRDYALPEDLQQILPWVAGHRLRSGQDRTEIGRNRLMEILAEIPVPL
- a CDS encoding amidohydrolase, yielding MGQAADILIRNAVVVTVNPDFEIIENGAVAIKDGRIDFVGSDGAGNPAGARQVIDACGGIVMPGLVNTHTHLPMSLFRGLADDLVLDKWLTSHIFPAEAAHIHPDTVQAATLLSCAEMLLSGTTACCDGYFYENFVAEAVAKAGIRAVLGQGVIDFPAPDCPEPEKNIDTAQAFVNQWKGKNARISPSIFCHSPYTCSVRTLQRAKQAADKAGVLFQIHVAETRNEGENTGIGQLRSVAAYLADLGVLGPNTLASHCVWLSPEDIAIFQDTGTKVSHNPESNMKLASGIAPVPAMLAAGICAGLGTDGCASNNNLDMFEIMEYAAKLHKVSAMDPIVMDAETVVRMATIQGAESLGLGHLIGSVEPGKAADLIVIDTRQPHLCPLYHPESHLVYAVRGADVSHVLVDGQLLVERGRLVDMDVTAVMAEVSRIGQKVAKTDKHHQ
- the ade gene encoding adenine deaminase, giving the protein MDISALIAAARGAVPADLLITDARIVNVFSGQISNGSIAIKDGYIAGIGDYPARQIVSVSNAYVCPGLVDAHVHIESAMTSVSQFVRSVLPRGVTTVVADPHEIANVMGTDGIAYMLAAAEKQPMNIYFTLPSCVPATDMETAGAVLDAGSLMPLLSHPRVLGLGEMMNFPGVINADARVLEKIRAAADHHKSVEGHAPGLSGKDLAAYLAAGMTSDHECVSAAEAMEKLSLGMHIMIREATGAKNLDDLLPIVNDKTAGRIMWCTDDRHPQDLLNQGSIDHIIRRAVGRGLDPVTAVSLATVSPAAYFGLHRLGAIAPGRRADLVVVPDLEDFDVSSVYCAGILAAENGEAVFPDPGAEPASYPDSMNVGDSDPDFAIPARGRKLRVIGLCPGQITTQGRILDARIKDGHAVSDPGRDLIKLAVAERHKATGNIGLGFVSGFGLRSGAIAGSVAHDSHNIIAAGVDDADIRAAVRAVIDMGGGLAVAADQRTAASLALPIAGLMSDQPLSGVQGGIGKLNQAAADLGCTLADPFMALSFLALPVIPDLRLTDKGLVDVAKFARVPLFAD
- the dinB gene encoding DNA polymerase IV, coding for MIVHVDMDAFFASVEKKDDSALAGRCVIVGGISDRGVVSAASYEARKFGVRSAMPMYRARRLCAEGVFLAPRPWRYKEISRRVMDVLSGFSPLVEPVSIDEAYLDITGCGRLLGDPQSIGAKIKQAVRQDTGLTCSVGITPLKFLSKIASDLEKPDGLVVISEKQTADFIYSLPVQKVPGVGQVAREKLQRMGISTLGDAAGYDKAVLVRHLGSFGTRLHELSTGVDRSRVSAVRPVKSVSSEQTLAADTRDKNELKTHLLAHAEDVGRQLRRHRLRAKTVFIKIKHSDFTQVTRQAPLGQRGNCSAVLYRTGADLLDAYSFDKPVRLVGLGAADLADERTPVQQSLFAENGSLHDKWEKIDTAMDAIWEKYGVRKITRARGMDPPDPGGDNPA